In one window of Dyella thiooxydans DNA:
- a CDS encoding TonB-dependent receptor: MNNKHLTRLALSAAIAACLLPAMAAAQDATATSKPAKSAKPNASAAKTLDQVVVTGNAATGGLKKIDTSYSVVSANAEQIKMANPKSTADLLKISPGLWPESTGGQTGANIEIAGFPGGGDAPFFSTQLMGSPLYGMPTLSFFETTSIFRLDDTVDRVEILQGGPSVVFGDGQIGATANFMLKTGTDTPSGSIGVTYGSENLRRVDGFYSFPIANSWYGTVGGFYRDSDGVRDPKFSADKGGQFTATISHDSDNGTMTLYARALNDKNQFITPIPLIQHGTDQFSAYPGFDPLTDTYNGPEIQHVYLPGYPGGGTHANLANGRGAKFNFFGGNFDYDLGSGWTLSDKFLLDGGDVDTNALFSGTNPGTLSDMLYTDGSSIGAFNLPAGSATATYVNGGGMVDPNQSVIHQGWWYIHKHLKNMSNDFRLSKEIFDGNTLTGGIYLAHYTMNDKWALGNQMLMTNTPNARPIQVSYQQNGQTMYLTDGQGFLDYGGYNIAQHGTATNKAFYLSDVWRVGKWLFDLSGRIENEDAVNNVCNLTQRNLDGNNNTLYDNKVPVCDGTYARTSYNKTHPSWTFGVNYELADNMSVYFRANKGAHFGDFDNALRGNTTGNTPPLQKITNIEGGFKYQSDIVYADISIYHRLFDGLVYQPTNNQGVPVGTQSLYGSDSKGINLTGAVTPFKNFKVQVVADYLDGHYSHNNSCFLYTDLASGTTQCISVNGKQLQRQPKVRFMLTPSYRIPFDWGDVTAFVTYTHVGPHTQDQSGLQQLGSYDTWDFGVVANVQKNWELRLQGTNMTNELGLTESNSRIFGSAAGTDGVILARPLEGREVNVQVKYKF, translated from the coding sequence ATGAACAACAAGCACCTGACCCGACTGGCCCTGTCCGCGGCGATCGCCGCCTGCCTGCTGCCTGCGATGGCCGCGGCCCAGGACGCCACCGCCACCAGCAAACCGGCCAAGAGCGCCAAGCCCAACGCCAGCGCCGCCAAGACCCTCGACCAGGTCGTGGTGACCGGCAACGCCGCGACCGGCGGCCTGAAGAAGATCGACACCAGCTACTCGGTGGTCAGCGCCAACGCCGAGCAGATCAAGATGGCCAACCCCAAGAGCACGGCCGACCTGCTGAAGATCTCCCCCGGCCTGTGGCCGGAATCCACCGGCGGCCAGACCGGCGCCAACATCGAGATCGCCGGCTTCCCGGGCGGCGGCGACGCGCCGTTCTTCTCGACCCAGCTGATGGGCTCGCCGCTGTACGGCATGCCCACGCTGTCGTTCTTCGAGACCACTTCGATCTTCCGCCTCGACGACACCGTGGACCGCGTGGAAATCCTGCAGGGCGGCCCATCGGTGGTGTTCGGTGACGGCCAGATCGGCGCGACCGCCAACTTCATGCTGAAGACCGGCACCGATACGCCCAGCGGCAGCATCGGCGTGACCTACGGCAGCGAGAACCTGCGCCGCGTCGACGGCTTCTACAGCTTCCCGATCGCCAACAGCTGGTATGGCACCGTCGGCGGCTTCTACCGCGACTCCGACGGCGTGCGCGATCCGAAGTTCTCCGCCGACAAGGGCGGCCAGTTCACCGCCACGATCAGCCACGACAGCGACAACGGCACCATGACGCTGTACGCCCGCGCGCTCAACGACAAGAACCAGTTCATCACGCCGATCCCGCTGATCCAGCACGGCACCGACCAGTTCAGCGCCTACCCCGGCTTCGATCCGCTGACCGACACCTACAACGGTCCGGAGATCCAGCACGTCTACCTGCCCGGCTACCCGGGCGGCGGCACCCACGCCAACCTGGCCAACGGCCGCGGCGCGAAGTTCAACTTCTTCGGCGGCAACTTCGACTACGACCTGGGCAGCGGCTGGACACTGTCGGACAAGTTCCTGCTCGACGGCGGCGACGTCGACACCAACGCGCTGTTCTCCGGCACCAATCCGGGCACGCTCAGCGACATGCTCTACACCGACGGCTCGAGCATCGGTGCGTTCAACCTGCCGGCCGGCTCGGCCACCGCCACCTACGTCAACGGCGGCGGCATGGTCGACCCGAACCAGAGCGTGATCCACCAGGGCTGGTGGTACATCCACAAGCACCTGAAGAACATGAGCAACGACTTCCGCCTGAGCAAGGAGATCTTCGACGGCAACACGCTCACCGGCGGCATCTACCTCGCCCACTACACGATGAACGACAAGTGGGCGCTGGGTAACCAGATGCTGATGACCAACACACCGAATGCGCGGCCGATCCAGGTCAGCTACCAGCAGAACGGCCAGACCATGTACCTGACCGACGGCCAGGGCTTTCTCGACTACGGCGGCTACAACATCGCCCAGCACGGCACCGCCACCAACAAGGCGTTCTACCTGTCCGACGTGTGGCGCGTGGGCAAGTGGCTGTTCGACCTGTCCGGCCGCATCGAGAACGAGGACGCGGTCAACAACGTCTGCAACCTGACCCAGCGGAACCTCGACGGCAACAACAACACGCTGTACGACAACAAGGTGCCGGTATGCGACGGCACCTACGCCCGCACCAGCTACAACAAGACCCACCCGTCGTGGACCTTCGGCGTGAACTACGAGCTCGCCGACAACATGAGCGTGTACTTCCGTGCCAACAAGGGTGCGCACTTCGGCGACTTCGACAACGCGCTTCGGGGCAACACCACCGGCAACACGCCGCCGCTGCAGAAGATCACCAACATCGAAGGCGGCTTCAAGTACCAGTCAGACATCGTCTATGCCGACATCAGCATCTACCACCGCCTGTTCGACGGTCTGGTCTACCAGCCGACCAACAACCAGGGCGTGCCGGTCGGCACGCAGTCGCTGTATGGCTCGGACTCCAAGGGCATCAACCTGACCGGTGCGGTCACCCCGTTCAAGAACTTCAAGGTGCAGGTGGTGGCCGACTACCTCGATGGCCACTACTCGCACAACAACTCCTGCTTCCTCTATACCGACCTGGCCAGCGGCACCACGCAGTGCATCAGCGTCAACGGCAAGCAGCTGCAGCGCCAGCCGAAGGTGCGCTTCATGCTGACGCCGAGCTACCGCATCCCGTTCGACTGGGGCGACGTCACCGCCTTCGTCACCTACACGCACGTCGGCCCGCACACCCAGGACCAGTCCGGCCTGCAGCAGCTGGGCAGCTACGACACCTGGGACTTCGGCGTGGTCGCCAACGTGCAGAAGAACTGGGAACTGCGCCTGCAGGGCACCAACATGACCAACGAGCTGGGCCTGACCGAGAGCAACTCGCGTATCTTCGGTTCGGCCGCCGGCACCGACGGGGTGATCCTCGCCCGTCCGCTGGAAGGCCGCGAGGTCAACGTGCAGGTCAAGTACAAGTTCTGA
- a CDS encoding MFS transporter has translation MNRFRMIVALALIYMVFAILLNSVGTVILQSMASFGIDKPQASLLELFKDLPIAITSFMVASFLPLLGYRRAMMGALTIVGGACLLMPMFPGFHTTEFLFACVGVSFALAKVAVYSSIGLLTTDRAEHSRLTNTIEGLFMVGVLAGGWLFSAFVDPAAPGDTRWLRVYWLLAVICAAVIALLAASPLDESAARDQTPRSAASTVGQMLQLMARPLVYVFLLSAFLYVLIEQSFSTWLPTFNNEILKLPNAMSIQMASILAGATALGRIGAGQALRRVSWHRLLNLCVLGMAALVLLVLPMARGVSVTPDVGWLSAPAAAYLIPLIGLLMAPIYPVINSVALSSLPKPLHASMTGLIVIFSALGGTLGSRITAMVFARFGGIHAFYFSLVPMTLVLVTLFFFRRETERAGVLAPVTVGIGGK, from the coding sequence ATGAACCGATTCCGCATGATCGTCGCGCTGGCGCTGATCTACATGGTCTTCGCGATCCTGCTCAACAGCGTCGGCACGGTGATCCTGCAGTCGATGGCCAGCTTCGGCATCGACAAGCCGCAGGCCAGCCTGCTGGAACTGTTCAAGGACCTGCCGATCGCCATCACCTCGTTCATGGTGGCCTCGTTCCTTCCCCTGCTCGGCTACCGCCGGGCGATGATGGGCGCGCTCACCATCGTCGGCGGCGCCTGCCTGCTGATGCCGATGTTTCCCGGCTTCCACACCACCGAATTCCTGTTCGCCTGCGTCGGCGTGTCGTTCGCGCTGGCCAAGGTGGCGGTGTACTCCTCGATCGGCCTGCTCACCACCGATCGGGCCGAACACTCGCGCCTGACCAACACCATCGAAGGGCTGTTCATGGTCGGCGTGCTGGCCGGCGGCTGGCTGTTCAGCGCCTTCGTCGACCCGGCCGCCCCGGGCGACACCCGGTGGCTGCGGGTGTACTGGCTGCTCGCGGTGATCTGCGCCGCGGTGATCGCCCTGCTCGCCGCCTCTCCACTGGACGAATCGGCGGCCCGCGACCAGACCCCGCGCTCGGCAGCCTCCACCGTCGGGCAGATGCTGCAGCTGATGGCGCGCCCGCTGGTGTACGTGTTCCTGCTCTCGGCCTTTCTCTACGTGCTGATCGAGCAGAGCTTCAGCACCTGGCTGCCGACCTTCAACAACGAGATCCTCAAGCTGCCCAACGCGATGAGCATCCAGATGGCATCGATCCTCGCCGGCGCCACCGCGCTGGGCCGGATCGGCGCCGGCCAGGCGCTGCGCCGCGTCAGCTGGCACCGCCTGCTCAATCTCTGCGTGCTGGGCATGGCGGCGCTGGTGCTGCTGGTGCTGCCGATGGCACGCGGCGTCAGCGTGACGCCGGACGTGGGCTGGCTCAGCGCGCCGGCAGCGGCGTACCTGATCCCGCTGATCGGGCTGCTGATGGCGCCGATCTATCCGGTGATCAACTCGGTGGCGCTGAGCTCGCTGCCCAAGCCGCTGCATGCCTCGATGACCGGCCTGATCGTGATCTTCTCCGCCCTCGGCGGCACCCTCGGATCGCGCATCACCGCGATGGTGTTCGCCCGCTTTGGCGGTATCCACGCGTTCTATTTCTCGCTGGTGCCGATGACCCTGGTACTGGTGACGCTGTTTTTCTTCCGCCGGGAAACCGAGCGTGCCGGCGTGCTGGCGCCGGTGACCGTGGGTATCGGCGGCAAGTGA
- a CDS encoding alpha/beta hydrolase: protein MTSPAIAVPYSELASPEARAFFPKMLAEGAKAPPITAPIAESRAFYDRMNSDRVARMRKLYPVAIRPETIAGVRTQVVLPADGVAPANRHRVLVNLHGGAFLWGAGSGGLVESIPIASVGRIEVITVDYRQGPEHTFPAASDDVEAVYRALLKQYRPQDIGIYGCSAGGILTAESVARLIRDKVPVPGAIGTFCGSLLDLTGDSSWVAPLLNGQGVPAHRLGFWDLPYFRGADPRDPMVQPGLSSTLLARFPPTLLITGTRDMAMSSEVRSQALLQQAGVEAELHVWEGMWHSFFSDPELPESRQAYQTIAGFFARHLGRRDTDRGHSVPDRKP, encoded by the coding sequence GTGACCTCCCCGGCGATTGCGGTCCCGTATTCGGAGCTCGCCTCGCCCGAGGCCCGCGCGTTCTTCCCGAAGATGCTTGCCGAGGGCGCCAAGGCCCCGCCGATCACCGCCCCCATCGCCGAAAGCCGTGCGTTCTACGACCGCATGAACAGCGACCGCGTGGCGCGCATGCGCAAGCTTTATCCAGTCGCCATCCGCCCCGAAACGATCGCTGGCGTGCGGACCCAGGTGGTGCTGCCGGCCGACGGCGTCGCACCCGCCAACCGGCACCGCGTACTGGTCAACCTGCACGGCGGCGCGTTCCTGTGGGGCGCCGGCAGCGGCGGCCTGGTCGAATCGATCCCGATCGCCAGCGTGGGCCGCATCGAGGTGATCACGGTGGATTACCGGCAGGGGCCGGAACACACCTTCCCCGCCGCCAGCGACGACGTGGAGGCGGTCTATCGCGCATTGCTCAAGCAGTACCGGCCACAGGACATCGGCATCTACGGCTGCTCGGCCGGCGGCATCCTCACCGCCGAATCGGTGGCGCGGCTGATCCGGGACAAGGTGCCGGTGCCCGGTGCGATCGGTACCTTCTGCGGCTCGCTGCTGGACCTGACCGGCGACTCGTCCTGGGTCGCGCCCCTGCTGAACGGCCAGGGCGTGCCGGCGCACCGCCTGGGCTTCTGGGACCTGCCCTATTTCCGGGGCGCCGATCCGCGCGATCCGATGGTGCAGCCGGGACTGTCGTCGACGCTGCTGGCCAGGTTTCCACCGACCCTGCTGATCACTGGCACCCGCGACATGGCGATGAGCTCGGAGGTGCGCAGCCAGGCGCTGCTCCAGCAGGCCGGCGTCGAGGCGGAGCTGCACGTGTGGGAGGGCATGTGGCACTCGTTCTTCTCCGATCCCGAGCTGCCGGAATCGCGCCAGGCCTACCAGACCATCGCCGGGTTCTTCGCCCGGCACCTGGGCCGGCGCGACACGGATCGGGGTCACTCAGTCCCAGACCGGAAGCCCTGA